Proteins encoded in a region of the Fusarium keratoplasticum isolate Fu6.1 chromosome 13, whole genome shotgun sequence genome:
- a CDS encoding FOX-2 multifunctional beta-oxidation protein has translation MLSLPKLTSLQNRVAIVTGAGGGLGKEYALLLASYGARVIVNDYGGSLDGQRGTISRAQAVVDEIRGKGGEAIADDHDISIQAEVQQLVQNAINEYGTVHIVVNNAGTAGQASSHDNVNVDSFRRTWEIAALGTILVISAVYPTMEKQGYGRIINTSSDSIFGMGAGGDGGYVSSKGATYGLTRELGRMSVRHGIKINGVLPSAASRMSDLSPVVKRITRQYFDTHLVADFVVALASEECPVSGELFSVGGGRAARTTLATVPGHSGENTPEGYLANFDKVLGTTEDLFVPKDTLDQVSYAIRHATGIDVDVNSLE, from the exons ATGCTTTCACTGCCCAAGTTGACGTCCCTGCAAAACCGTGTTGCGATTGTGACG GGAGCCGGGGGTGGTCTTGGAAAAGAATACGCTCTCCTGCTTGCTTCATACGGGGCTCGCGTGATCGTAAACGACTATGGTGGCTCTCTGGATGGTCAACGCGGAACCATTTCTCGTGCTCAAGCTGTCGTCGACGAGATACGAGGAAAGGGAGGAGAGGCAATTGCTGATGATCACGATATCTCCATCCAAGCCGAGGTCCAACAACTTGTACAGAACGCCATAAATGAGTATGGGACAGTACATATCGTGGTCAACAATGCGGGGACCGCTGGCCAGGCCAGCTCTCACGACAATGTGAACGTCGACTCATTCCGGCGAACCTGGGAAATTGCTGCCTTGGGAACTATTCTTGTCATCAGCGCGGTGTACCCGaccatggagaagcagggCTACGgccgcatcatcaacacttCCTCCGACAGCATCTTCGGCATgggtgctggtggtgatggaggctACGTGTCCAGCAAAGGAGCCACATACGGTTTGACCCGAGAGCTTGGCCGAATGAGCGTCAGGCACGGTATCAAGATCAACGGAGTTTTGCCTTCGGCTGCGTCTCGAATGTCCGACCTCTCGCCTGTTGTCAAGCGTATCACGAGACAGTACTTTGACACTCACCTTGTGGCAGACTTTGTGGTAGCTTTGGCCAGCGAGGAATGCCCCGTGTCTGGGGAATTGTTCAGCGTTGGTGGCGGGAGAGCTGCGAGAACAACCTTGGCTACTGTCCCGGGACATTCTGGAGAGAATACGCCAGAGGGCTACTTGGCCAACTTTGACAAGGTTCTTGGAACAACAGAGGACCTTTTTGTACCGAAGGATACTCTAGACCAGGTTTCGTATGCGATAAGGCATGCAACTGGCATAGATGTAGATGTCAACTCTTTAGAGTGA
- a CDS encoding MFS domain-containing protein: MDFNKEEKPMSTIEHVEQSHIGTQQDIADLAARQIEYEKSLSFFETVQVFWRSTLWILYGQLVVFGYGIDGIIAGNLLAIPKFREDYGTLLGEGDTASWIIPATWQSLYGGVSQLAAILGAAFTGWITDRIGRRYTNMIFCAISIAGVGVQYASVHNGSLAILTAGKAINGLSIGAWLIIGPLYASEVAPLKLRGWLTAMTNFIQFCGTLLFTGIMYKLGPKNDADAYIIPFACQWIIPCLVLPTAWIWPESPVWLVRSGRREAAQKSLDRLHGNNPAINKDAVLAMIENTVEQEREHRSQTASVTYASCFRSTDRQRTLICMFIYGCQYLSGLIFVLGYQSYYYQLAGFDAQFSFLLGMINNISMFIANILSWPLLTIVGRRPLIIWGQLACAITLFIVGGASIPGHRTTNLVTISFMFVWGFTYQITLGTVAWTVVAEIPSWRLRSRTQGLSNIVLCAVQWVVGFVFPYMFNPDAGNLGGRVGFIFGATTFLGFAGSWLWLPETKNRTVAELDDLYSAKVKPRHFHKTFLTHGTGSDEGNNKTE, from the exons ATGGATTTCAACAAAGAGGAAAAGCCAATGTCTACTATTGAACACGTTGAGCAAAGTCACATTGGCACGCAGCAAGACATTGCCGATCTTGCTGCCCGCCAGATTGAGTATGAGAAGAGCCTCAGTTTCTTCGAGACGGTGCAGGTGTTCTGGCGAAGCACTCTCTGGATTCTATATGGCCAACTCGTCGTTTTCGGCTATGGCATCGATGGAATCATCGCGGGTAACCTGCTTGCAATCCCCAAGTTTCG AGAGGATTACGGAACCCTTCTTGGAGAGGGCGACACCGCAAGCTGGATTATCCCGGCAACTTGGCAAAGCCTTTACGGTGGCGTCTCCCAGCTGGCTGCCATTCTCGGGGCTGCCTTCACCGGTTGGATCACCGATAGGATCGGACGTCGATACACCAACATGATATTCTGCGCCATCTCCATTGCTGGGGTTGGAGTTCAGTACGCTTCGGTCCATAACGGGTCACTTGCAATTCTCACAGCTGGAAAGGCAATCAATGGTCTCTCCATTGGAGCATGGCTCATAATTGGACCTCTCTATGCCTCCGAGGTTGCACCACTGAAACTGAGAGGCTGGCTCACGGCCATGACAAACTTTATTCAGTTCTGTGgcactcttctcttcaccGGCATCATGTATAAGTTAGGCCCTAAGAACGATGCCGACGCCTACATCATCCCATTTGCCTGTCAATGGATCATTCCGTGCTTAGTCCTTCCCACTGCCTGGATCTGGCCCGAGTCACCTGTCTGGCTCGTCCGCTCCGGACGCCGCGAAGCTGCCCAGAAGTCACTTGACCGTCTCCATGGCAACAACCCGGCGATCAACAAGGACGCTGTACTGGCCATGATTGAGAACACTGTTGAGCAAGAACGCGAGCATCGTTCTCAGACAGCGAGTGTGACCTACGCTTCCTGCTTCCGATCGACAGACAGACAGCGGACTTTGATCTGCATGTTCATCTACGGGTGCCAATATCTGAGCGGCCTCATCTTTGTCCTCGGTTATCAGTCGTACTACTATCAGCTTGCCGGGTTTGATGCACAATTTTCATTCCTGCTTGGAATGATCAACAATATCAGCATGTTCATTGCCAACATCCTGTCTTGGCCGCTACTGACCATCGTGGGCCGCCGACCTCTTATCATCTGGGGCCAGCTTGCATGTGCCATCACACTCTTTATTGTGGGAGGAGCCTCTATACCAGGGCATAGGACAACAAACCTTGTCACCATCTCTTTCATGTTTGTCTGG GGCTTCACCTATCAGATTACGCTGGGGACAGTTGCCTGGACAGTCGTGGCAGAGATTCCCAGTTGGCGTCTTAGGTCACGAACCCAAGGCCTATCCAACATTGTTCTCTGTGCAGTGCAGTGGGTAGTGGGCTTTGTGTTCCCATATATGTTCAACCCGGATGCCGGTAATCTCGGCGGCAGGGTTGGGTTCATCTTTGGTGCGACAACCTTTCTCGGCTTTGCGGGATCTTGGTTATGGCTGCCCGAGACAAAGAACCGTACTGttgctgagcttgatgatTTGTACTCCGCAAAGGTCAAGCCGCGTCATTTTCACAAGACCTTTCTCACACATGGTACTGGGTCCGATGAGGGCAATAACAAGACTGAGTAG
- a CDS encoding hypothetical protein (Related to phenylacetyl-CoA ligase), whose amino-acid sequence MSFFGPYLEPTPKGLSVWNWMFEGNLALGLPPAAGSEPASARGFRDSTTGAFLSYRDLKSIATSTSTLLSRDYDLKPAQTVAIVSRNLFWYPAAMLSASRLGAVVTTLPAEAKKDDLVHFFRNSRAVLIFSDDTALDQVKAACQVVGLSTNKVIRLEGLRSEDSTFQALLHRAEALDPATYARPWVPSSHGDSPCAFLSFSSGTTGKPKAVIISHENLISQVRQMRQITPANRRSTLLGILPFFHSWEVTGLVHLLHLPIALQQDMVIMAKFNMTRMMQTIVEYRCDELWLVPPLLIRLLNDPSAQGYDLSFVKQFNTGAAPLAEQVIAQLENRFPKVSIRQAWGMTETTSCLTVTPSDIATWSNATKVGKLVPGTEIRVVDQETERDVPIGQIGEIWARGPQVTKGYLDRPEETAASYVNGGFLRTGDLGSIDEEGFITIHDRIKEMIKVRGHAVAPAELEDLLHGHPKVRDVAIIGIPDDYSGEIPRAFIVLRPGINKDSEIERELQDFVTSRKAKHKRLAGGVEFVSEIPKSASGKILRRIIKNYWKQHQTVQGGRHAKL is encoded by the exons ATGTCATTCTTCGGTCCCTATCTTGAACCTA CCCCTAAAGGCCTTTCGGTATGGAATTGGATGTTTGAGGGAAACCTGGCACTGGGCTTGCCCCCAGCAGCTGGCTCCGAGCCAGCCAGTGCCCGTGGGTTCCGCGACAGTACGACGGGGGCATTTCTTTCTTACAGGGATTTGAAGAGTATTGCTACTAGCACCTCTACACTTCTTTCCAGAGACTATGACCTCAAACCAGCGCAGACAGTCGCCATAGTTAGCAGAAATCTGTTTTGGTATCCTGCCGCAATGCTGTCTGCCAGCCGCCTCGGTGCGGTCGTCACAACACTGCCTGCCGAGGCTAAGAAGGACGACCTTGTTCATTTCTTCCGCAATTCTCGCGCAGTTCTAATATTCTCTGATGACACGGCGCTTGATCAGGTCAAGGCAGCTTGCCAAGTAGTTGGTCTGTCGACGAACAAAGTCATTCGCCTGGAAGGATTGAGAAGCGAGGACAGCACGTTTCAGGCTTTACTTCACCGAGCGGAGGCCCTTGATCCGGCTACTTATGCTAGACCATGGGTCCCGAGTAGCCATGGCGATTCGCCGTGTGCATTTCTCTCTTTTAGCTCTGGAACTACAGGCAAGCCAAAAGCT GTCATCATCTCTCATGAGAACCTAATCAGTCAGGTGCGCCAAATGCGCCAGATCACGCCGGCCAATCGACGAAGTACCCTGCTGGGCATTCTGCCGTTCTTTCACA GTTGGGAAGTTACTGGCCTAGTTCACTTGCTTCATTTGCCAATCGCTTTACAGCAAGACATGGTAATAATGGCCAAGTTCAACATGACGCGGATGATGCAGACCATTGTCGAGTACCGGTGCGACGAACTGTGGCTTGTACCCC CTTTGTTGATCCGACTCTTGAACGATCCATCAGCGCAAGGATATGACTTGTCGTTTGTAAAACAGTTCAATACAGGAGCCGCCCCCCTTGCCGAACAAGTAATCGCGCAGCTCGAGAACCGATTCCCCAAGGTGTCTATCCGCCAGGCTTGGGGCATGACTGAAACCACCTCTTGTTTGACAGTGACACCTTCCGATATCGCCACCTGGAGTAACGCAACAAAGGTTGGGAAGCTTGTTCCTGGAACCGAGATTCGTGTCGTCGACCAAGAGACAGAAAGAGATGTACCCATAGGGCAGATCGGAGAG ATCTGGGCCCGGGGCCCTCAAGTGACAAAGGGATATCTGGACCGCCCAGAGGAAACTGCGGCTTCTTACGTCAATGGAGGGTTCTTAAGGACTGGGGATCTTGGGAGcattgatgaagaaggatttATAACAATCCATGACCGAATCAAAGAGATGATCAAG GTTCGGGGCCATGCCGTTGCCCCCGCAGAGCTCGAAGATCTTCTCCACGGACACCCCAAAGTCAGGGATGTGGCTATCATCGGAATCCCAGATGACTACTCTGGGGAGATCCCTAGAGCTTTCATCGTCCTGAGACCGGGAATAAACAAGGACTCCGAGATCGAGCGAGAATTACAGGACTTTGTAACTTCTCGAAAGGCAAAGCATAAGAGACTTGCTGGAGGCGTAGAATTTGTCTCTGAGATTCCCAAGAGTGCGTCTGGAAAGATCCTTCGACGAATAATCAAGAACTACTGGAAACAGCACCAGACAGTTCAGGGTGGTAGACATGCCAAGTTGTGA
- a CDS encoding hypothetical protein (Related to 20beta-hydroxysteroid dehydrogenase), which yields MSHPRTPEYAFSGGVAVITGGGSGLGAGLAKLAAALGMTVIIADIAYDRAQSVASNVIASGGRAEAVAVDVSKPTDLDKFADDVFSRYGMVRLLINNAGIETLGYISEVSAARWEATLNVNVHGVIHGVRAFLPQMLASGEECWIANTASLASFGSLPGQTVYATTKHAVQGFTEGLALELQIQEANIHVSSIIPSLLRTDILDSNSFPNTPGGADRVQSYRAKLARMAQEEGMDAEEASRIILEQIAKGGFWVLTHPEETKVVMAARARFLELQGMPAVFPGTEGSRLEAPM from the coding sequence ATGTCACATCCAAGAACACCAGAATATGCATTCTCGGGCGGCGTAGCTGTTATTACTGGTGGTGGGAGTGGTCTTGGTGCCGGCCTCGCAAAGCTCGCTGCGGCCCTTGGAATgaccgtcatcatcgccgacatAGCATACGATCGCGCCCAGTCCGTCGCCTCTAATGTCATCGCTTCTGGAGGCCGTGCCGAAGCGGTCGCGGTCGACGTATCGAAACCGACCGATCTCGATAAGTTTGCAGATGATGTCTTCTCGCGTTACGGGATGGTTCGCCTGTTGATCAATAACGCCGGCATTGAAACTCTTGGCTACATCTCAGAGGTCTCGGCCGCTCGTTGGGAGGCGACGCTCAACGTCAATGTTCACGGCGTAATCCATGGTGTTCGGGCATTCCTCCCCCAGATGCTAGCATCCGGCGAGGAGTGCTGGATCGCTAATACAGCTAGTCTGGCCTCTTTTGGTTCTCTCCCTGGGCAGACAGTCTATGCTACAACCAAGCACGCCGTACAAGGCTTCACAGAGGGACTCGCTTTGGAACTTCAAATCCAAGAAGCAAACATTCACGTATCTTCCATTATTCCTAGTCTTTTACGTACCGACATCCTTGACTCCAACTCATTCCCTAATACACCTGGGGGGGCTGATCGGGTGCAGTCATATCGAGCGAAGCTAGCAAGAATGGCGCAGGAAGAAGGCATggatgccgaggaggcgaGCAGGATTATACTAGAACAAATTGCTAAGGGGGGGTTCTGGGTCTTGACACACCCAGAGGAAACCAAGGTGGTCATGGCAGCAAGGGCACGTTTTCTGGAGCTACAGGGAATGCCGGCAGTATTTCCGGGGACGGAGGGAAGCAGACTGGAGGCCCCAATGTAG
- a CDS encoding Abhydrolase-3 domain-containing protein: protein MSAFLTIPQFRNVTKSHLAGPQDLLKGCSTLLEEQGTTEKVVNDRFSGIYAAKFPRSTHIIMYVHGGGFVSGSPEGAVGWLLQLTVELHARGILADVFCVRYDLAPEHPFPDGLRQIVAAYEELVSREGKPIILAGESAGGNLCLNLLRHLVDPHPEIPPVKGGDGGGKVVAACLTCPWVDLRNESESFQRNAKYDCLEKKVLNKWREAYLGGLRPNDNWTSPVDFPGDWRDMLPPHVLLVAGGLEVFLSDILRLADKIREGGHRGLDLHVVPLKGHVWHLVDFGGIVPGKEAAKADTGNADSYMGVTLHADWIAEKLRPASA from the exons ATGTCTGCTTTTCTTACGATACCGCAATTCCGAAATGTCACCAAGAGCCATCTTGCGGGCCCTCAAGACCTCCTCAAGGGTTGTTCAACCCTGCTTGAAGAGCAAGGGACAACCGAAAAG GTCGTGAACGACCGATTTAGTGGCATCTACGCCGCCAAGTTCCCCCGTTCAACTCACATCATCATGTATGTACATGGCGGCGGCTTCGTGTCTGGTTCTCCGGAGGGGGCCGTAGGCTGGCTGCTCCAGCTGACTGTTGAGCTCCACGCTCGCGGTATCCTTGCTGACGTCTTCTGCGTCCGCTATGACCTTGCTCCTGAACACCCTTTCCCAGACGGGCTGCGGCAGATCGTCGCGGCATACGAAGAACTCGTTTCAAGAGAGGGCAAGCCCATCATTCTGGCCGGCGAATCGGCGGGCGGCAACCTCTGCCTAAATTTGCTCCGTCACCTCGTTGATCCTCACCCGGAGATTCCACCGGTGAAAGGAGGAGACGGCGGCGGGAAGGTTGTCGCCGCCTGTTTGACGTGTCCTTGGGTGGACCTTCGCAACGAGAGCGAGTCTTTTCAACGAAATGCCAAGTACGActgcttggagaagaaggttttGAACAAGTGGCGCGAAGCCTACTTGGGAGGGCTGCGACCCAACGACAACTGGACGAGCCCCGTTGACTTCCCGGGAGATTGGCGAGACATGCTACCACCGCACGTGCTTCTGGTAGCAGGCGGACTAGAGGTTTTTCTTAGCGACATCCTGCGTCTGGCGGATAAAATAAGAGAG GGCGGACACAGGGGTCTCGATTTACATGTTGTCCCTCTGAAAGGACATGTCTGGCATTTGGTCGACTTTGGAGGCATAGTTCCTGGCAaggaggcagccaaggccgatACGGGCAATGCTGATAGCTATATGGGCGTCACGTTGCATGCGGATTGGATTGCCGAGAAGCTCCGACCCGCAAGTGCGTAG
- a CDS encoding putative proline-specific permease put4, producing MEAKHEAKDADGPVELRPQTSRPGESTEFNLANRHDQLERGLKSRHIQFLALGGAIGTGLFIGSGSILAQVGPAPLFMGYLSMILVIWVIMNILAEMVTYLPMRGISVPYFIARFVDKSLAFAAGWNYWYSYAILVGAEAVAASIIIDYWNPPAHVAVWIAVVLVVNLILNIVAVSYFGEAEFWFASIKVITIIGLIILGIIIFFGGAPGQDGVLGFRYWKDPGAFIEFKTGGSSGRFLAYWYAFIKASYAFLFSPELIAIAAGETVAPRRNIPKAARRFVWRLAIFYGVLSLIIGIMVPSNNDRLLGGSSDASASPFVIGIQMVGIPALNHIINAAILTSAWSAGNSFLYSGSRVLYSLSLEHQAPKLFSITNKNGVPWVAVLTTWAMGLLAFLNVSNSGAVVFNWFVSIAIVSGLLSWIIVCVTYLRFRRAMEFNGLLQILPYKTLFQPYATWVTLVIVTLLMLTNGFDVFIRRNWDVRNFLASYITLPIFLVLYLGHKTWSRSSFWIPTKDIDAETGRREMDELETMDDLPMAKNNLQKFWNWVA from the exons ATGGAGGCCAAACACGAAGCTAAGGACGCCGACGGTCCGGTTGAGCTCAGACCTCAAACCAGTCGCCCAGGAGAGTCAACAGAGTTCAACCTCGCCAACCGGCATGACCAACTGGAACGAGGCCTCAAAAGTCGCCACATCCAGTTTCTCGCTCTAG GCGGTGCCATTGGTACTGGTCTCTTTATCGGTTCAGGGTCCATCCTCGCTCAAGTCGGCCCAGCCCCTCTGTTCATGGGCTACCTCTCCATGATCCTCGTCATCTGGGTCATCATGAATATCCTGGCCGAGATGGTCACCTACCTTCCGATGCGAGGCATCAGTGTCCCATATTTCATCGCCCGATTCGTCGATAAGAGCCTTGCTTTCGCAGCTGGCTGGAACTACTGGTATTCATACGCGATTCTCGTTGGAGCCGAGGCCGTTGCggccagcatcatcatcgactACTGGAATCCGCCGGCTCACGTTGCAGTTTGGATTGCTGTCGTCTTAGTCGTCAACCTGATTCTGAATATTGTTGCTGTGAGCTACTTTGGCGAGGCTGAGTTCTGGTTCGCAAGCatcaaggtcatcaccatcatcggcctcaTTATACTGGGAATCATCATCTTTTTCGGTGGAGCCCCGGGGCAGGATGGCGTGCTTGGCTTTAGATATTGGAAGGACCCGGGGGCGTTTATTGAGTTTAAAACCGGTGGTTCTTCAGGCCGTTTCTTGGCCTATTGGTATGCTTTTATCAAAGCGAGCTATGCTTTTCTGTTCTCCCCAGAACTG ATTGCAATTGCCGCTGGAGAGACGGTTGCACCACGGCGTAACATCCCCAAGGCTGCTCGCCGTTTCGTCTGGCGCCTGGCCATCTTTTACGGCGTTTTATCCCTCATTATCGGAATCATGGTTCCGTCAAACAATGATAGACTACTCGGAGGCTCATCCGATGCGAGCGCAAGTCCCTTCGTCATTGGGATCCAGATGGTCGGCATCCCGGCTCTGAACCACATCATAAACGCCGCCATCCTGACGTCCGCCTGGTCTGCCGGAAACTCGTTCCTATATTCAGGAAGCCGAGTCTTGTACTCGCTGTCTCTTGAACATCAGGCCCCTAAGCTCTTCTCCATTACCAATAAGAATGGAGTCCCCTGGGTTGCTGTCCTGACGACCTGGGCAATGGGCCTCCTGGCCTTCCTCAATGTTTCGAATTCCGGAGCTGTTGTTTTCAACTGGTTCGTCAGCATAGCCATCGTATCAGGCCTTCTGTCGTGGATCATCGTCTGCGTCACATATCTGCGTTTCCGACGGGCGATGGAGTTCAATGGACTGCTCCAAATTCTGCCGTACAAGACGCTCTTCCAGCCGTACGCAACTTGGGTCACACTCGTCATCGTCACTCTCCTTATGCTCACGAATGGGTTTGACGTCTTCATCAGAAGAAACTGGGATGTGCGCAATTTCTTGGCCTCTTATATCACGCTTCCGATTTTCTTGGTCTTGTATCTCGGTCACAAGACTTGGTCTCGGAGTTCGTTTTGGATCCCGACAAAGGATATTGATGCCGAGACTGGGCGGAGGGAGATGGACGAGCTTGAGACCATGGATGACTTGCCGATGGCCAAGAATAACCTTCAGAAGTTTTGGAACTGGGTTGCTTGA